One Capsicum annuum cultivar UCD-10X-F1 chromosome 2, UCD10Xv1.1, whole genome shotgun sequence genomic window carries:
- the LOC107859780 gene encoding uncharacterized protein LOC107859780, protein MLMSSVFDSIEPLHLKVSSFLPISLSTKHPNLHPLTLSFRTNSQIAPCKPIKWHISACAAGQEIDMERTKEGLYTAKPKKVVILWDLDNKPPRGPPYEAAMSLKKVAQCFGEVVDMSAYANRHAFIHLPRWVVEQRRERRHLDILERKGVVTPSEPYVCSVCGRKCKTHLDLKKHFKQLHEREREKKLSRMRSLKGKKRQRFKERFVDGNYKYREAAKSLITPKVGYGLASELRRAGVYVKTVADKPQAADWALKKQIKHSMSRGIDWLFLISDDSDFCAMLRRAKEANLGTVVVGDWDGALGRHADLWVPWNGVENGEITEKDLVLKTERRKESWDRSNARFSVSEFNGRVREEDTSLGSLMDDIVEDLKSSGTRISAFSEGEEDEEFEELDEEDWLRARLDQPGDDEYNTEDSIVSDEEEGGYLLDSEDEDTGEMV, encoded by the coding sequence ATGTTGATGAGCTCTGTCTTCGACTCCATTGAACCCCTTCATCTCAAAGTCTCTTCTTTTCTACCAATTTCACTTTCCACCAAACACCCTAATCTTCACCCTCTCACTCTATCTTTCAGAACCAATTCCCAAATTGCCCCTTGTAAACCCATTAAATGGCACATCAGTGCTTGTGCAGCTGGTCAAGAAATCGACATGGAAAGAACCAAAGAAGGATTATACACAGCTAAGCCTAAGAAAGTTGTAATCTTGTGGGACTTAGACAATAAACCACCACGTGGGCCACCTTACGAGGCAGCCATGTCGCTGAAAAAGGTAGCACAATGTTTTGGTGAAGTTGTGGATATGTCTGCCTATGCCAATCGCCATGCTTTCATCCATCTTCCTCGGTGGGTTGTTGAACAGAGGCGTGAAAGACGACATCTTGATATTCTTGAACGTAAAGGGGTTGTTACCCCGTCGGAACCTTATGTGTGTTCTGTCTGTGGACGAAAATGTAAGACCCATTTAGATTTAAAGAAGCATTTTAAGCAGTTACATGAAAGGGAAAGGGAAAAAAAGCTCAGTCGTATGAGGTCACTAAAAGGGAAGAAAAGACAGAGATTTAAAGAGAGGTTTGTTGATGGTAATTATAAGTATAGAGAGGCTGCTAAGAGTTTGATAACACCCAAAGTGGGTTATGGTTTAGCTTCTGAGTTGAGGAGAGCTGGGGTTTATGTAAAGACTGTAGCAGATAAGCCACAGGCAGCAGATTGGGCATTGAAAAAGCAAATTAAACATTCAATGAGTAGAGGAATTGATTGGTTGTTTTTGATctctgatgattctgatttttgtGCTATGTTGAGGAGAGCAAAGGAGGCAAATTTGGGAACAGTAGTAGTGGGGGATTGGGACGGGGCACTGGGGAGGCATGCTGATTTATGGGTTCCATGGAATGGGGTAGAAAATGGGGAGATAACGGAGAAGGATTTAGTGTTAAAGACTGAGAGGAGGAAGGAGTCTTGGGATAGAAGTAATGCACGGTTTTCTGTAAGTGAGTTCAATGGTAGGGTAAGAGAGGAGGATACTAGTTTAGGAAGTTTGATGGATGACATTGTTGAGGATTTGAAGTCTTCTGGCACAAGGATTTCAGCTTTCTCTGAGGGGGAGGAGGATGAAGAATTTGAAGAACTGGACGAGGAGGACTGGCTTCGAGCAAGATTGGATCAACCAGGCGATGACGAATATAATACAGAGGACTCCATAGTCAGCGACGAAGAAGAGGGGGGCTACTTATTGGACAGTGAGGACGAAGATACAGGCGAGATGGTATAA